In Brienomyrus brachyistius isolate T26 chromosome 2, BBRACH_0.4, whole genome shotgun sequence, the genomic window TATCAGGAAATATTTTTTTACACTGAgactatatatattatatataaggtTTATTAATACAAAATTAAAGCCGATTGTCCAGTGCTGATTTTGGTGGAGTCGAGGTGAAGACTTCGTTGCTCTCATCTAAGCCTTGCTCCCCGTCCCTCTGGATTTTGTACTGCAATTTTCTCTGAAGTGTCCAAATGTTTTCactgtatttaaatatattgaAATTTCAGGAAGTTATAGTGAATTTGTTGTTTGGAAATTTATATGCAGCTGGTTTAAGAATCTTGTTTAAAAGATAAACGTGCGTTTTCGTCACATAAATCATAATACCTTCGCCAGAAACGTTCTGCAAACCGAATACTGGTAAAAGGAGCAGGACATCCATATTGCATCTCAGTTTTTATAAGCTTTATATATATCGACAGTCTTGTTGCTTCTTTAATTAGTTGTGATTCTTCAAGGTGACATTTCTTTGTTGCCATTGCCCACCCACAATACTAGACCACCGTCTCTACATACATGGGAGGGATCTGTCCTCTCGTCTTTCACCTTTGCATAGTGTGAAGGACCGGGACGTGCGAGGGGCTAGGAGCCGTTTTAAATCTGGATGTATAGTAGGACCAAGTGACACAGTAAACACTGAGCTAGAAGAGCTGCTCTATCTAACACTGCAGCCAAAGCCGACACGGCTCTGATAAATTACAATGGTTTTAATATACATAATGACGCTTCATATCGCAGGTATACTGACTGAATAGCTTTCGAAACGAATGATGGCAGTTGTCGACTTTCTGCTTGGCGATTTTAAATTTAGTCATTCCCGTGTAGTTAGTTTTAAATCAACAGATCTACTGAGATCGGATTAATTTTCATCTGGCACCTAcctttttatacatatatattttttgttttcttttaaggATCTGTGTGGTCGATCACTTGCAAAATTGTAATTGCGAATGGATTCCAGTTTGCTTATTTGAACGGGAAGTGGACGGGTCAAGTGGGAGCACGAATTGCTCCCGAAGAGGAAGAAATACCACTGGAATTACAGTTCGCTAATTTGGGATTAAGTTGGCAGTTTCTGAAGAAATAGAACTAACAACAGTGTGAATGAACAAGAGAATGTATGCAATAAACCAGCGTTGTATTTACATGTAAGAATACTTACATTTCTGTTCCCCCTCACGGTATTTTTCAGTGAATAACTCTTGTGCAAACAGTAATAATTATTTGCTTTGAATTTCACAGATCTTTTCATTTCTTCGTGCTGTGGTGTAATGCTCAGGTAGGTTTTTGCTGAAGCCTATATTTTTTTGTGGTCGCCTTGTATGTTTCCTGTCAACAGAAAAcataatatttttaattttcaaGAAATATTTTGCCCTTAGTATATTAGCCTATTGATATACTATGTAATCCTTATATAAaggtttcatattttttcttatATAATTTATAGAATATAATGTCCATATATACATGCGTATCTATGCATATGTATAGCAGAATCTACCttgttttaaaaaacaaatattgCAGTATTTAGAGAGGTAAAAAAAtcgtgtgattttatttttcccTTTGCATAAAAAAGGGGGAGAATCACCCGTCTCCTAATTTTAACCAGTATGTGAGGGAGCAGGGCGCAGTGACTGACCAGCTCAGCCGACGACAGGTCCGGGTTTACCAGCTGTACAGCCGGACCAGCGGAAAACACGTCCAGATTCAAGGCAAGAAGGTCACCGCGACAGCAGAGGACGGCAATAGTTTTGGTAAAAAACAAACTTCTTTACGTATTAATTGGCAGTAATAAAACAGTCTTCGAGAGTGTGCAATATGGAGAAAAAATTTTAGCGCCTGAATCATTGGTTGGTAGAAAAGTTGGTTGGAAGCATCTCGATAATATATTATTCTGTACTTAGAATTAATCACTATAGAATAAATCAAGATttcttatttgtgtgtgtgttgtgtatgAGTGTTCTTATAAATTGCTAATTGTCTGTTGTCAAGTAAACCAAACTTCGGCACTTTATGcgatgcaaaaaaaatatgtagTGCAATGAAAAGTCTGATAAGATACTTATGTTAATTTCCTTAAAAAGTGACGAGAGATGTTTTTACAACTAAGCAATTATTTATAAATAAGAATGCTGGATAATAACATATGTTTCCACAATAGGCTATATAAGGAGAGAAACGAACCTGTTTTAAATGCTTGTCAGATCCATCAGCGAAGTAATGCCATGGAGTTATACGCTGTTGCCATTGCCATCAGAGGTATTGGCGTTTGGGTTTTCAGGATCACTGTCATTTATATAGATTGACTAGCCCGATGCTAAAATAGACACACAAACTGTAAAAGCTTTTGAACACACTGGCGCGTCTTCTTtcttttaaactaatgctgatgTATGTTAAGTAGGTACGTCCACGTTATTGGCTTTTGCTGTTTTGCAGCCCGGCTCTTTGTAGAGACGGACACCTTTGGGAGTCGAGTTCGCATCAAAGGCACCGAAAGTGGCCGCTACCTCTGCATGAATCGAAGGGGGAAGCTGGTGGGAAAGGTTGGTCACCTTTTATATTACCGCGGTTGTCTTCCCTTCTCAGGACAGCATTCAGCGCCGTCCTTTTCATCAATGAGAGCTTCTGAATCAGTCTCAGTAGGTTTATTAAATATTGGTTTTCTGTGAACAAAATTGTGTTTGAGCACTGACCACAAATCAACGAATGTACTAATCTGTTACACTGTTGCTTCATAGCTTGAATTCTTAATTTAAGTAAAATGTGTACTTAATATAGGGAATGTAACAAGGACGTTTATGAGTGATGCTCTATACTGTTATAAAGAAGCTATACatcacacagaatgtgaattgTACTCCGAACAGGAAATTGTGTGAATCAATGTGTATTGATCCTTGGCACTGAAACTATTTTTGTGAAGATTAATGCTGTCTAGAACAAGTCAGTTTGCTATATTTAATTAAAGCATGTGCCCTGCttcgataataataataataataataataataataataataataaatcacatTTTTATTCAGATAGAGTCCACAGGAAAAATTGAAGGGGGGAAATTGAAGAAAAATTTGGTTGGTTTTACTGATGTTCATCTAATAGCTTCCTAAGTCATTGTTCATTTGCTCCTCAACAGGAGGAG contains:
- the fgf17 gene encoding fibroblast growth factor 17 isoform X2 — protein: MNKRMYAINQRCIYISFHFFVLWCNAQGENHPSPNFNQYVREQGAVTDQLSRRQVRVYQLYSRTSGKHVQIQGKKVTATAEDGNSFARLFVETDTFGSRVRIKGTESGRYLCMNRRGKLVGKPNGRSRDCIFTEIVLENNYTAFQNTKYEGWYMAFTRKGRPIKASRTRENQREVHFIKRLHKGPLPFPNMDRPKHFEFISFPPTRRAKRNRKSRMSP
- the fgf17 gene encoding fibroblast growth factor 17 isoform X5 — protein: MNKRMYAINQRCIYISFHFFVLWCNAQYVREQGAVTDQLSRRQVRVYQLYSRTSGKHVQIQGKKVTATAEDGNSFARLFVETDTFGSRVRIKGTESGRYLCMNRRGKLVGKPNGRSRDCIFTEIVLENNYTAFQNTKYEGWYMAFTRKGRPIKASRTRENQREVHFIKRLHKGPLPFPNMDRPKHFEFISFPPTRRAKRNRKSRMSP
- the fgf17 gene encoding fibroblast growth factor 17 isoform X4 is translated as MEESVLRSFHFFVLWCNAQGENHPSPNFNQYVREQGAVTDQLSRRQVRVYQLYSRTSGKHVQIQGKKVTATAEDGNSFARLFVETDTFGSRVRIKGTESGRYLCMNRRGKLVGKPNGRSRDCIFTEIVLENNYTAFQNTKYEGWYMAFTRKGRPIKASRTRENQREVHFIKRLHKGPLPFPNMDRPKHFEFISFPPTRRAKRNRKSRMSP